Within the Mycobacterium gordonae genome, the region AGTGGCCGATGTCCTCGGCAAGCATGACGACATCGGCCTTGGGAACCACCTCGGCATAACGGCGAGCCATATGGGCGCCGGAATTCGGGTCGATCGGACCATTGATCAATCGTTGCGGAACCGCGGTCTGGCGCATTGCGCGCACCCAGCGGTTCCGGTGGATGTAGCGGTCGTTGATGAAACGGCCCACCTTGTGCATGACCCGTCGGCCGTCGTTGTAGTCCAAGATCTCATTGAAGACGTCCATCATGTGCCGCGTCGGTTTGGTTTTGGGCCCGAACATTTCGCGTAGCGTCGGTTCCAGCAGGCGACGGGACAGACGGCTTCCCTGGAGGTGACTGACGATGTCGCCCAAAGCGGTGCCAGACATCAGCTTCTGCGCCACCCGCGGGGTGTACGATTCGATGAACATGCCTCCGTTGAGCCAGGTAATCGAGTCGATGTTGAAGGCGCCGTAGGACTGCTCACCAAACTCGTAACGGGCCAACAATTCCTGGCCAACAGAGTCCCCGAGGTCGTGGGCCAGAATATGTGCGGTGTTGACGCCCAGGTGCGCGAGGAGCGCTTCGTGCATGTCGGCGTGGTCGTGCACCGCGTATTGGTAGGTACCTGGTTTTTCGGAAAAGCCCATGCCGATCATGTCCGGTGCGATGACCGTGAACCGTTGCACCAGCGCCGGCCAGATCGGTGCCCAGTCAAAGGAATTGAACGGATAACCGTG harbors:
- a CDS encoding alpha/beta fold hydrolase, encoding MDADLKRWLDSGECFDYLGFKIFYRAAGSGHPLLLIHGYPFNSFDWAPIWPALVQRFTVIAPDMIGMGFSEKPGTYQYAVHDHADMHEALLAHLGVNTAHILAHDLGDSVGQELLARYEFGEQSYGAFNIDSITWLNGGMFIESYTPRVAQKLMSGTALGDIVSHLQGSRLSRRLLEPTLREMFGPKTKPTRHMMDVFNEILDYNDGRRVMHKVGRFINDRYIHRNRWVRAMRQTAVPQRLINGPIDPNSGAHMARRYAEVVPKADVVMLAEDIGHWPQLEAPEAVLTHFFAHIDRITVGESTGN